One Bacteroidales bacterium DNA window includes the following coding sequences:
- a CDS encoding lipoprotein signal peptidase: MKKPLIVIFVILILDQILKIYIKTTMSLGQEFHVAGNWFIIHFTENPGMAFGLSFGGEWGKLLLSLFRLAAIAAIGWYLYNLIQKKANTLLLVCIALIFAGAAGNMIDSAFYGMIFSQSTFHSVAQFMPEGGGYSSFLHGRVVDMFYFPIIEGYYPQWVPLLGGQEFVFFRPVFNLADSAITIGVLMLIFFQRSFFASGRKVQDE; encoded by the coding sequence TTGAAAAAGCCGCTGATCGTCATCTTTGTGATCCTGATTCTGGATCAGATTCTTAAAATTTATATCAAAACTACCATGTCGCTGGGGCAGGAGTTCCACGTGGCTGGCAACTGGTTTATCATACATTTTACCGAAAACCCAGGGATGGCCTTCGGGCTGTCGTTTGGCGGAGAATGGGGCAAGCTGCTGCTGAGCCTTTTCCGGCTTGCCGCCATAGCAGCCATCGGGTGGTACCTTTACAACCTGATTCAGAAAAAAGCAAACACGCTGCTTCTGGTATGCATTGCGCTGATATTTGCCGGTGCCGCCGGCAACATGATCGACAGCGCTTTTTACGGCATGATCTTTAGCCAGTCCACTTTTCATTCCGTTGCCCAGTTTATGCCCGAAGGCGGCGGCTACAGCAGCTTTCTGCATGGCCGGGTAGTGGATATGTTTTATTTCCCCATCATCGAGGGTTACTACCCGCAGTGGGTGCCGCTGCTTGGCGGGCAGGAATTTGTGTTCTTCCGCCCGGTATTCAATCTGGCTGATTCAGCCATCACCATTGGCGTGCTCATGCTGATTTTTTTTCAGCGTAGCTTTTTTGCTTCGGGAAGGAAAGTTCAGGATGAGTAG
- a CDS encoding TraR/DksA C4-type zinc finger protein — MTENNENVTAKSKYNQEELEEFKLIILEKLAKARVDLTLLTEAYTNNNEHDTNDTSPTFKVLEEGYSVLSKEENSRMAARQQKFITNLENALMRIENGTYGICRATGKLISKERLRSVPHATLSIEAKLQQTPQRR; from the coding sequence ATGACAGAAAACAACGAAAATGTAACTGCCAAAAGCAAATACAATCAAGAGGAACTCGAGGAGTTCAAGCTGATAATTCTGGAAAAACTGGCAAAAGCACGCGTCGATCTCACGCTGCTCACCGAAGCCTATACCAACAACAACGAACACGATACCAACGATACCTCACCAACTTTTAAGGTACTCGAAGAAGGATACAGTGTGCTGTCGAAGGAAGAAAACAGCCGCATGGCCGCACGTCAGCAGAAGTTCATCACCAACCTGGAGAACGCACTGATGCGCATCGAAAACGGAACCTACGGTATCTGTCGCGCTACGGGCAAACTTATAAGCAAAGAACGCCTGCGCAGCGTACCACATGCTACCCTTAGCATCGAAGCCAAGCTGCAGCAAACTCCGCAACGCAGATAG